From a single Aquipuribacter nitratireducens genomic region:
- the rpsF gene encoding 30S ribosomal protein S6 encodes MRQYELMIILDSDLEERTVAPSLERYLSVIREAGGTIDGVDVWGRRRMAYPINKKPEGIYAVVTMKTEPAAALELDRQLNLNESVVRTKLIRPDAR; translated from the coding sequence ATGCGTCAGTACGAGCTCATGATCATCCTCGACTCGGACCTCGAGGAGCGCACCGTGGCCCCGAGCCTGGAGCGCTACCTCTCGGTGATCCGCGAGGCCGGTGGCACCATCGACGGCGTCGACGTCTGGGGCCGTCGCCGGATGGCCTACCCCATCAACAAGAAGCCCGAGGGCATCTACGCCGTCGTCACGATGAAGACCGAGCCTGCGGCCGCTCTCGAGCTCGACCGCCAGCTCAACCTCAACGAGTCGGTCGTCCGGACCAAGCTCATCCGTCCCGACGCCCGCTGA
- a CDS encoding single-stranded DNA-binding protein, producing MAGETIVTLVGNLTADPELRFTPSGSAVANFTVASTPRTFDRQSNEWKDGETLFMRCSIWREAAENVAESLTKGTRVVVTGRMKSRSFQTKEGENRTVIELEADEVGPSLRYATAKVNRTQRGGGGFGGGQGGGQGGGWQGGPQGGGAQGGYGQPAAQGAPGGQGNQGGYADPWATGPAAGGYSDDEPPF from the coding sequence ATGGCCGGAGAGACCATCGTCACGCTGGTCGGCAACCTCACCGCCGACCCCGAGCTGCGGTTCACCCCGTCCGGGTCCGCCGTCGCGAACTTCACCGTCGCGAGCACGCCCCGTACGTTCGACCGGCAGTCGAACGAGTGGAAGGACGGCGAGACGCTGTTCATGCGCTGCTCGATCTGGCGCGAGGCGGCCGAGAACGTCGCCGAGTCGCTGACCAAGGGCACCCGCGTCGTCGTGACGGGCCGCATGAAGTCGCGCTCCTTCCAGACGAAGGAGGGCGAGAACCGCACGGTCATCGAGCTCGAGGCCGACGAGGTCGGCCCGTCGCTGCGCTACGCGACCGCCAAGGTCAACCGCACCCAACGCGGGGGCGGCGGCTTCGGTGGCGGCCAGGGTGGCGGCCAGGGCGGTGGCTGGCAGGGCGGCCCGCAGGGCGGCGGCGCGCAGGGCGGCTACGGCCAGCCCGCGGCGCAGGGCGCCCCGGGCGGGCAGGGCAACCAGGGCGGCTACGCCGACCCGTGGGCGACCGGTCCCGCCGCCGGCGGCTACTCCGACGACGAGCCCCCGTTCTGA
- the rpsR gene encoding 30S ribosomal protein S18: MAAAKKPVLRKPKKKLNPLKSAGVDYIDYKDTALLRKFISDRGKIRARRVTGVTVQQQRQIAQAIKNAREMALLPYSSSGR; this comes from the coding sequence GTGGCTGCCGCCAAGAAGCCGGTGCTGCGCAAGCCCAAGAAGAAGCTCAACCCGCTCAAGAGCGCGGGTGTGGACTACATCGACTACAAGGACACCGCCCTGCTGCGGAAGTTCATCTCCGACCGGGGCAAGATCCGCGCCCGCCGGGTCACCGGGGTGACGGTGCAGCAGCAGCGCCAGATCGCCCAGGCGATCAAGAACGCGCGCGAGATGGCGCTGCTCCCCTACTCCAGCTCCGGGCGCTGA
- the rplI gene encoding 50S ribosomal protein L9, translating into MKLILTQEVTGLGEPGDVVDVKDGYGRNFLLPRRLATPWTKGGEAQVTAIQRARKAREIASIEEAQTVRARLQERPVQVQAKAGASGRLFGAVTPADVAQALEAAGAPSVDRRKVVIGQPIKSLGSYSVAVRLHPEVTASVDVEVVSG; encoded by the coding sequence ATGAAGCTCATCCTCACGCAGGAGGTCACCGGTCTCGGCGAGCCCGGTGACGTCGTCGACGTCAAGGACGGCTACGGCCGCAACTTCCTCCTCCCCCGCCGGCTCGCCACGCCGTGGACCAAGGGCGGCGAGGCGCAGGTGACGGCGATCCAGCGCGCCCGAAAGGCACGCGAGATCGCGAGCATCGAGGAGGCGCAGACCGTGCGGGCACGGCTGCAGGAGCGTCCCGTGCAGGTGCAGGCGAAGGCCGGTGCCAGCGGGCGGCTCTTCGGCGCCGTCACCCCGGCCGACGTCGCGCAGGCCCTCGAGGCCGCCGGTGCGCCGTCCGTCGACCGCCGCAAGGTCGTCATCGGTCAGCCGATCAAGTCGCTCGGCTCGTACAGCGTCGCGGTGCGCCTGCACCCCGAGGTGACCGCGAGCGTCGACGTCGAGGTCGTCTCCGGCTGA
- a CDS encoding MATE family efflux transporter, whose protein sequence is MSGTTAGRPGSGSVARREVLALAVPAFGALVVEPLFLLTDTAIVGRLGTDPLAGLGVASAVLSTLVGLFVVLAYGTTATVSRQLGAGRLGPAFTVGVDGCWLALAVGAVTASVGALSAPAVVSAFGVPPGVAAEAVAYLTVSMTGIPAMLFVLAATGVLRGLQDTRTPLVVAVVGFTWNAVLSLVLVHGPGPAPALGIAGSAWGTVVAQTTMAVWLGVLVVRGARRHSAALRPHAAGIATAARAGVPLLLRTVTLRVALLVTVWVAAGTGGTSLAAHQVVFTVWTFGAFALDAIAIAAQALTGRSLGAGDVSAALGATALMVRWGVGGGAVLGGLLAATSPLLPVVFSPVADVRTGITAGLLVVGVTAPLAGYVFVLDGVLIGAGDGSYLARAGVVALLAYLPLVAIVPLLGLRGTTGLVVLWLAFAGGYMAARAVTLGLRARSDRWLVLGAD, encoded by the coding sequence GTGAGCGGCACCACGGCCGGACGGCCCGGTTCCGGCTCGGTGGCGCGCCGGGAGGTGCTCGCCCTCGCCGTCCCGGCTTTCGGGGCTCTCGTCGTCGAACCGCTCTTCCTCCTCACGGACACGGCGATCGTCGGCCGTCTGGGGACCGACCCGCTCGCCGGGCTCGGCGTCGCGTCCGCCGTGCTGTCGACGCTCGTCGGGCTGTTCGTCGTCCTGGCCTACGGCACGACCGCCACCGTCTCCCGGCAGCTCGGGGCCGGCCGGCTGGGGCCGGCCTTCACGGTCGGCGTCGACGGCTGCTGGTTGGCGCTCGCGGTCGGGGCGGTGACCGCCTCGGTCGGGGCGCTGTCCGCGCCTGCCGTCGTCAGCGCCTTCGGTGTCCCGCCCGGCGTCGCGGCCGAGGCGGTCGCGTACCTCACCGTCTCGATGACCGGCATCCCGGCGATGCTGTTCGTCCTCGCGGCCACCGGGGTGCTGCGCGGCTTGCAGGACACCCGCACGCCGCTGGTCGTCGCGGTCGTCGGTTTCACGTGGAACGCCGTCCTGTCCCTCGTCCTCGTCCACGGGCCCGGGCCCGCGCCGGCCCTCGGCATCGCAGGCTCGGCGTGGGGCACGGTCGTGGCCCAGACCACGATGGCCGTCTGGCTCGGGGTGCTCGTGGTCCGCGGCGCCCGGCGGCACTCGGCGGCGCTGCGGCCCCACGCTGCGGGCATCGCGACGGCGGCCCGCGCGGGCGTGCCGCTGCTGCTGCGCACGGTCACGCTGCGCGTCGCCCTCCTCGTGACGGTCTGGGTCGCCGCCGGCACCGGCGGGACGTCCCTCGCCGCGCACCAGGTCGTCTTCACCGTGTGGACCTTCGGCGCCTTCGCCCTCGACGCCATCGCCATCGCCGCGCAGGCCCTCACCGGGCGCAGCCTCGGCGCCGGCGACGTCTCCGCGGCCCTGGGCGCCACCGCGCTGATGGTCCGCTGGGGCGTCGGCGGCGGGGCCGTGCTCGGCGGCCTGCTCGCCGCGACGTCGCCGCTGCTCCCCGTGGTCTTCAGTCCGGTGGCGGACGTTCGGACCGGGATCACCGCGGGGCTGCTCGTCGTCGGCGTCACAGCGCCACTGGCCGGCTACGTCTTCGTGCTCGACGGCGTCCTCATCGGCGCCGGTGACGGGTCCTACCTCGCGCGGGCAGGGGTCGTCGCGCTGCTCGCCTACCTCCCGCTGGTCGCGATCGTGCCGCTCCTGGGTCTGCGCGGGACGACCGGCCTGGTCGTGCTGTGGCTCGCGTTCGCCGGCGGCTACATGGCCGCCCGCGCCGTCACCCTCGGCCTGCGGGCGCGTTCCGACCGCTGGCTCGTGCTCGGGGCCGACTGA
- the dnaB gene encoding replicative DNA helicase yields MSIADTAVDLERGIVPGQGEGTTGFERMPPQDVLAEQCALGAMLLSKDAVADVSEVLKGADFYRPAHEMIYEAVIDLFGRGEPADPVTVADVLGRRGELNRVGGAPYLHTLVSTVPTAASAAYYARIVRDKAVLRRLVEAGTKIAGLGYAGEGGEVDDIVNQAQAEVYAVTDRQSRDDYRPLSEVMQDTVTELEEMESRPDGMHGVPTGFRDLDQLTNGLQAGQMIVIAARPAVGKSTLGLDIARTAAVHHSMATVIFSLEMSRTEITTRLISAEAGIKLQSLRTGKLQDDDWQKIARVLGQSNDAPLFIDDSPNMSLPEIRAKCRRLKQQHQLRLVVVDYLQLMSSGKRVESRQQEVSEFSRALKLLAKELEVPVIAISQLNRGPEQRTDKKPQMSDLRESGAIEQDADMIMLLHREDAYDKENRPGEADFIVAKHRNGPTDTITVVFQGHYSRFMDMARG; encoded by the coding sequence GTGAGCATCGCCGACACGGCGGTCGACCTCGAACGAGGCATCGTCCCCGGGCAGGGGGAGGGCACCACCGGCTTCGAGCGGATGCCCCCGCAGGACGTCCTCGCGGAGCAGTGCGCCCTCGGGGCGATGCTCCTCAGCAAGGACGCGGTGGCCGACGTCAGCGAGGTCCTCAAGGGCGCCGACTTCTACCGCCCCGCCCACGAGATGATCTACGAGGCGGTCATCGACCTGTTCGGTCGTGGGGAGCCCGCCGACCCCGTCACCGTCGCCGACGTCCTCGGGCGGCGGGGCGAGCTCAACCGGGTCGGTGGCGCGCCCTATCTCCACACCCTCGTCAGCACCGTCCCGACCGCGGCGTCGGCGGCGTACTACGCGCGCATCGTCCGCGACAAGGCCGTGCTCCGCCGCCTCGTCGAGGCCGGCACGAAGATCGCCGGCCTCGGCTACGCGGGCGAGGGCGGCGAGGTCGACGACATCGTCAACCAGGCGCAGGCCGAGGTGTACGCGGTCACCGACCGGCAGTCACGCGACGACTACCGGCCACTGTCGGAGGTCATGCAGGACACCGTCACCGAGCTCGAGGAGATGGAGTCCCGCCCCGACGGCATGCACGGAGTCCCGACGGGGTTCCGGGACCTCGACCAGCTGACGAACGGCCTGCAGGCGGGCCAGATGATCGTCATCGCGGCGCGTCCGGCGGTCGGCAAGTCGACGCTCGGCCTCGACATCGCCCGCACGGCCGCCGTCCACCACAGCATGGCCACTGTGATCTTCAGCCTGGAGATGAGCCGCACGGAGATCACCACGCGTCTCATCTCGGCGGAGGCCGGGATCAAGCTGCAGTCCCTGCGGACGGGCAAGCTCCAGGACGACGACTGGCAGAAGATCGCCCGGGTGCTCGGGCAGAGCAACGACGCGCCGCTGTTCATCGACGACAGCCCCAACATGTCGCTGCCCGAGATCCGGGCGAAGTGCCGTCGGCTCAAGCAGCAGCACCAGCTGCGTCTCGTCGTCGTCGACTACCTCCAGCTCATGTCCTCCGGCAAGCGCGTCGAGTCCCGGCAGCAGGAGGTCAGCGAGTTCTCCCGCGCCCTGAAGCTGCTCGCGAAGGAGCTCGAGGTGCCGGTCATCGCCATCAGCCAGCTGAACCGTGGGCCGGAGCAGAGGACCGACAAGAAGCCCCAGATGTCCGATCTACGCGAATCGGGCGCGATAGAACAGGATGCGGACATGATCATGCTCCTCCACCGTGAGGACGCCTACGACAAGGAGAACCGCCCCGGGGAGGCGGACTTCATCGTCGCCAAGCACCGCAACGGGCCCACCGACACCATCACGGTGGTCTTCCAGGGCCACTACTCTCGCTTCATGGACATGGCCCGCGGATGA
- a CDS encoding GlsB/YeaQ/YmgE family stress response membrane protein produces MSIIGWIILGLIAGLIAKAIMPGKDPGGIIVTTIIGIVGALLGGFLGSAIFGVNPNDGFWQLSTWLSAIIGSLILLFLYRLIVGRRTSRA; encoded by the coding sequence GTGTCCATCATCGGTTGGATCATCCTCGGCCTCATCGCCGGCCTCATCGCGAAGGCGATCATGCCGGGCAAGGACCCGGGCGGGATCATCGTCACGACGATCATCGGCATCGTCGGGGCGCTGCTCGGTGGGTTCCTCGGCTCCGCCATCTTCGGCGTCAACCCCAACGACGGCTTCTGGCAGCTGAGCACGTGGCTCTCGGCCATCATCGGCTCGCTGATCCTGCTGTTCCTCTACCGACTCATCGTCGGCCGGCGCACCTCGCGCGCCTGA
- a CDS encoding DUF418 domain-containing protein codes for MRATTARERALAPDVARGLALLGIALANGVVHITGRTTGVLAKPVDGSAGDRLVDTLVGLLVDNRAFPMFTLLFAYGTVVILRRSAERGLTWPEARGLLLRRNAWLAVVGVAHLVLLFFGDILLSYGLLGLLLVAVVRWPDTRLRTLGWATLPLFVGLSALDGLGGATGVPAGLPGRETFVGDLLWRGVTLVSSVFSAPLVVGALLPPAVIGILLARRRVLEQPADHLPLLRRLVLVGFPVSVVGGVPAVLAATGAVELATGWDVVVAALHGLTGLAGAVAFTAAVAWWSTTVGPRGPGVVARAARAVGRRSLTCYLLQSVLFVPLLSAWALGLGAGAGTATVSLVAVGVYAVTVLVAVVLDRLDLPGPAERLLRRLTYGQPPVGAGAEVRP; via the coding sequence ATGCGCGCCACGACCGCCCGCGAGCGCGCGCTCGCCCCGGACGTCGCCCGTGGCCTCGCCCTGCTCGGCATCGCGCTCGCGAACGGCGTCGTCCACATCACGGGTCGGACCACGGGCGTGCTCGCCAAGCCGGTCGACGGTTCGGCCGGGGACCGGCTGGTCGACACGCTGGTCGGCCTGCTCGTCGACAACCGCGCCTTCCCGATGTTCACGCTGCTGTTCGCCTACGGGACCGTCGTCATCCTGCGGCGCAGTGCCGAGCGCGGGCTCACGTGGCCAGAGGCCCGCGGGCTCCTGCTGCGGCGCAACGCGTGGCTCGCGGTCGTCGGCGTCGCCCACCTCGTCCTCCTGTTCTTCGGCGACATCCTCCTGAGCTACGGCCTCCTCGGGCTCCTGCTCGTGGCGGTCGTCCGCTGGCCCGACACGCGGCTGCGGACGCTCGGGTGGGCGACGCTCCCCCTGTTCGTGGGGCTGAGCGCCCTCGACGGCCTGGGTGGAGCGACCGGGGTCCCGGCGGGTCTACCGGGACGGGAGACGTTCGTGGGCGACCTGCTGTGGCGCGGCGTCACGCTCGTCAGCTCCGTCTTCAGCGCGCCCCTCGTCGTCGGGGCGCTCCTCCCGCCGGCGGTCATCGGGATCCTGCTCGCCCGCCGGCGCGTGCTCGAGCAGCCCGCGGACCACCTCCCTCTGCTGCGCCGGCTCGTCCTCGTCGGTTTCCCGGTGAGCGTCGTCGGCGGCGTCCCCGCGGTCCTCGCGGCGACGGGTGCGGTCGAGCTCGCCACCGGCTGGGACGTCGTGGTGGCGGCGCTGCACGGGCTCACGGGTCTCGCGGGCGCCGTCGCCTTCACCGCGGCGGTGGCGTGGTGGTCGACCACCGTGGGTCCGCGGGGACCGGGTGTCGTCGCCCGGGCCGCGAGGGCGGTGGGACGCAGGTCCCTCACGTGCTACCTGCTGCAGTCGGTGCTCTTCGTCCCCCTGCTGTCGGCGTGGGCGCTCGGGCTCGGCGCAGGCGCCGGGACGGCGACCGTGTCGCTCGTCGCCGTCGGGGTCTACGCCGTGACGGTCCTCGTGGCCGTCGTGCTCGACCGGCTCGACCTCCCCGGCCCGGCGGAGCGGCTCCTGCGACGGCTCACGTACGGCCAGCCGCCGGTGGGCGCGGGCGCCGAGGTGCGTCCCTAG
- a CDS encoding TetR family transcriptional regulator produces MPDTRALVVDTALRLFRERGYEATTMRLVAAEAGLSVGNAYYYFPGKDALVQELYRRIQVEHRAAVADRLPRGGTLEQRLTGTWLAGLAVMAPYRSFGAGFVSRAIRPGEAASPFSDASSEARELAVHLLRDVVEGARPAVPGTVARELPELLWLAWLGVTVFWLNDPTPDAGRTRRLVTGAAPLIGRLVRLSRLPVLRTTVTDVLALVEDVRR; encoded by the coding sequence GTGCCCGACACCCGCGCGCTCGTCGTCGACACGGCCCTGCGGCTGTTCCGCGAGCGTGGGTACGAGGCCACGACCATGCGGCTCGTCGCCGCTGAGGCGGGCCTCTCCGTCGGGAACGCCTACTACTACTTCCCGGGGAAGGACGCGCTGGTCCAGGAGCTGTACCGGCGCATCCAGGTCGAGCACCGGGCCGCCGTAGCCGACCGCCTGCCCCGCGGCGGAACCCTCGAGCAGCGCCTCACCGGCACGTGGCTCGCCGGTCTCGCCGTCATGGCGCCGTACCGCTCCTTCGGGGCCGGGTTCGTCTCCCGCGCCATCCGGCCCGGGGAGGCGGCCAGCCCCTTCAGCGACGCGAGCAGCGAGGCCCGGGAGCTCGCGGTCCACCTGCTCCGCGACGTCGTCGAGGGTGCGCGCCCCGCCGTGCCCGGCACCGTGGCGCGCGAGCTGCCCGAGCTCCTGTGGCTCGCCTGGCTCGGGGTCACCGTCTTCTGGCTCAACGACCCGACGCCGGACGCTGGGCGGACCCGACGGCTCGTGACGGGCGCCGCACCGCTCATCGGCCGGCTCGTCCGGCTGTCGCGCCTACCCGTCCTCCGGACGACGGTGACGGACGTGCTCGCCCTCGTCGAGGACGTGCGACGGTGA
- a CDS encoding YihY/virulence factor BrkB family protein — protein MGTKQRTPVRDDDRTIDLRDDRGRARSQPGADADSPTDIPREGWKQVLKRSWAETKADNVPMLAGGVAFFAFLALFPALIAVISIWGLVVGQDQATQQAERLTEGLPPEASGIIEQQMENVASQQGGGLTLGLVVSVLLALWSASGGTANLMKAVNVAYDEEETRGFVKLRGLALLLTLGAIVFVGLAVALVAVVPPLLDALGLGVVGTVLAQVARWVLLAVLVTVALAVVYRFAPDRDDPKVKWASLGAGVATVLWLLGSVAFSLYVANFGSYNETYGAIAGVAILLLWLFLTAFIVLLGAEINAESERQTLHDTTVGEPRPMGTRDAAAADSLPEDADRDRVDR, from the coding sequence ATGGGGACGAAGCAGCGCACGCCCGTGCGCGACGACGACCGCACGATCGACCTGCGCGACGACCGCGGCCGGGCACGCTCGCAGCCGGGTGCCGACGCCGACTCGCCGACCGACATCCCCCGCGAGGGCTGGAAGCAGGTCCTCAAGCGGTCGTGGGCCGAGACGAAGGCGGACAACGTCCCGATGCTCGCGGGCGGCGTCGCCTTCTTCGCCTTCCTCGCCCTCTTCCCGGCCCTCATCGCCGTCATCAGCATCTGGGGCCTCGTCGTGGGGCAGGACCAGGCCACCCAGCAGGCCGAACGGCTCACGGAGGGCCTGCCGCCGGAGGCGTCGGGGATCATCGAGCAGCAGATGGAGAACGTCGCGAGCCAGCAGGGTGGCGGTCTCACGCTCGGCCTCGTCGTGTCGGTCCTGCTGGCGCTGTGGTCGGCCTCGGGCGGGACGGCGAACCTCATGAAGGCCGTCAACGTCGCCTACGACGAGGAGGAGACCCGCGGCTTCGTCAAGCTCCGCGGCCTCGCGCTCCTGCTCACGCTCGGCGCGATCGTCTTCGTCGGGCTCGCCGTCGCCCTCGTCGCGGTGGTGCCGCCGCTGCTCGACGCCCTGGGGCTCGGGGTGGTCGGCACCGTCCTGGCGCAGGTGGCCCGCTGGGTGCTCCTCGCTGTCCTCGTGACGGTCGCGCTCGCGGTCGTCTACCGCTTCGCTCCCGACCGCGACGACCCGAAGGTGAAGTGGGCGAGCCTCGGCGCCGGGGTCGCGACCGTCCTGTGGCTGCTCGGCAGCGTCGCCTTCAGCCTCTACGTCGCGAACTTCGGCAGCTACAACGAGACGTACGGCGCGATCGCGGGCGTCGCGATCCTCCTCCTCTGGCTCTTCCTCACGGCCTTCATCGTGCTGCTGGGCGCCGAGATCAACGCCGAGAGCGAGCGGCAGACCCTCCACGACACGACCGTCGGTGAGCCCCGGCCCATGGGGACGCGGGACGCGGCGGCCGCCGACTCCCTGCCGGAGGACGCCGACCGCGACCGCGTCGACCGCTGA
- a CDS encoding Pr6Pr family membrane protein translates to MIAPLRSRPLARAWFAVTALAVLAALVIQVPVAATGSGGFFSEPWHRALNVLAFFTIQSNLLVGASGLLVALDPDRDTVLRRWLALTSTTAITVTGVVYHLVLSGLVELSPWGRVADTLTHTVVPVLAVAGWLLLGPRDRTSWRLVAASLAFPLLWAAFTLVRGPLVGGFWPYPFVDVDALGWGRALLNVAVVGVGFVAVAAVLHLVDRALRRSAGPAHPAQAAASSRAG, encoded by the coding sequence GTGATCGCCCCGCTGCGCTCGCGTCCGCTGGCCCGCGCATGGTTCGCGGTCACGGCGCTCGCCGTCCTCGCCGCGCTCGTCATCCAGGTGCCCGTGGCGGCGACCGGGTCCGGCGGCTTCTTCAGCGAGCCGTGGCACCGCGCGCTCAACGTCCTCGCGTTCTTCACCATCCAGTCGAACCTGCTCGTCGGGGCGTCCGGCCTCCTGGTCGCGCTCGACCCCGACCGGGACACCGTCCTGCGGCGGTGGCTCGCGCTCACGTCGACCACCGCCATCACCGTCACGGGCGTCGTGTACCACCTCGTGCTCTCCGGGCTCGTCGAGCTGTCCCCCTGGGGGCGGGTCGCCGACACGCTCACGCACACCGTGGTCCCGGTGCTCGCCGTCGCCGGCTGGCTGCTCCTCGGGCCACGGGACCGGACGTCGTGGCGGCTCGTCGCGGCCTCGCTCGCCTTCCCCCTCCTGTGGGCGGCGTTCACGCTCGTGCGCGGTCCGCTCGTCGGCGGGTTCTGGCCGTACCCGTTCGTCGACGTCGACGCCCTCGGCTGGGGCCGCGCGCTGCTCAACGTCGCCGTGGTGGGAGTGGGGTTCGTCGCTGTCGCGGCCGTCCTCCACCTGGTGGACCGGGCGCTGCGCCGCAGCGCGGGTCCGGCCCACCCGGCTCAGGCCGCGGCGTCCTCGAGGGCGGGGTAG
- a CDS encoding alkene reductase, translating to MTDTKDTNDTNDTAAALLRPVDLGALALPNRLVMAPLTRTRTGEARRPGPLNVEYYRQRAGAGLVVSEGVAISREAVGYVGTPGLWREDQVDGWRTVTDAVHDAGGRVVAQLWHVGRISHTSFHDGHPPVSSTARPAEARSYTAAGFEATSTPRALRTDELPRVVDDYRRAAAAAREAGFDGVEVHAANGYLLEQFLAGAVNDRTDAYGGGVAARARLLAEVLDATTDGVGAADRVGVRLSLGNGTAGTHDEDPAGVLAYVGALLEERGLAYAHYVEPVTPAGRRVDLTQALRSTWRGPLVLAQGFTPATAAQVVDEGRADAVALGRAFIANPDLVERVRRGAPLTEPDPSTFYGTGPRGYTDYPALEDAAA from the coding sequence GTGACCGACACGAAGGACACGAACGACACGAACGACACCGCCGCCGCGCTCCTGCGTCCCGTCGACCTCGGCGCGCTCGCCCTCCCCAACCGGCTCGTCATGGCCCCGCTCACCCGCACCCGGACCGGCGAGGCCCGGCGACCGGGACCGCTCAACGTCGAGTACTACCGGCAGCGTGCGGGTGCGGGGCTCGTCGTGAGCGAGGGCGTCGCCATCTCGCGGGAGGCGGTCGGCTACGTCGGCACCCCCGGGCTGTGGCGCGAGGACCAGGTCGACGGCTGGCGCACGGTCACCGACGCCGTCCACGACGCGGGCGGCCGCGTCGTCGCCCAGCTGTGGCACGTCGGTCGCATCAGCCACACGTCGTTCCACGACGGCCACCCGCCGGTGTCGTCGACCGCCCGCCCGGCCGAGGCGCGCTCCTACACCGCCGCCGGCTTCGAGGCCACGTCGACCCCGCGTGCGCTGCGCACCGACGAGCTCCCCCGTGTGGTGGACGACTACCGCCGGGCCGCCGCGGCCGCACGCGAGGCCGGCTTCGACGGGGTCGAGGTCCACGCCGCCAACGGGTACCTCCTCGAGCAGTTCCTCGCGGGCGCCGTCAACGACCGCACGGACGCCTACGGCGGTGGCGTCGCCGCACGCGCGCGCCTCCTCGCCGAGGTGCTCGACGCCACGACCGACGGGGTCGGCGCGGCCGACCGCGTCGGGGTGCGGCTGTCCCTCGGCAACGGCACCGCCGGCACGCACGACGAGGACCCGGCCGGCGTGCTCGCCTACGTCGGCGCGCTGCTGGAGGAGCGGGGACTCGCGTACGCGCACTACGTCGAGCCCGTGACGCCGGCCGGCCGCCGGGTCGACCTCACGCAGGCCCTGCGGTCGACGTGGCGCGGGCCCCTCGTCCTCGCCCAGGGGTTCACCCCCGCGACCGCGGCCCAGGTGGTGGACGAGGGACGCGCCGACGCCGTCGCCCTCGGACGCGCGTTCATCGCGAACCCCGACCTCGTCGAGCGCGTCCGTCGCGGCGCACCGCTCACCGAGCCGGACCCGAGCACGTTCTACGGCACGGGACCACGCGGCTACACCGACTACCCCGCCCTCGAGGACGCCGCGGCCTGA
- a CDS encoding TetR/AcrR family transcriptional regulator yields the protein MDRRAERTRGSALEAATRLLLEQGLDAVTHQRVAAEAGVGRRTMYRHWPDPESLLEATLAGAEYPVTHRTGDLRTDLRAHLEALRRALVEGPLRYVVLALNERAAVRPELRPLRDRLTEGGCRPLTVLLEEAVRDGRLPDDLDVDAAVAALEGPVFYRSLVRGEAVPPAVVDQVVDDALGRWT from the coding sequence GTGGACCGACGCGCCGAACGGACCCGCGGCTCGGCCCTCGAGGCCGCGACCCGGCTCCTCCTCGAGCAGGGCCTCGACGCCGTCACCCACCAGCGCGTCGCGGCGGAGGCCGGTGTCGGGCGGCGCACCATGTACCGGCACTGGCCGGACCCGGAGTCGCTGCTCGAGGCGACCCTCGCCGGCGCCGAGTACCCGGTGACGCACCGGACCGGCGACCTGCGCACCGACCTGCGCGCCCACCTCGAGGCCCTGCGCCGGGCCCTCGTCGAGGGCCCCCTCCGCTACGTCGTCCTCGCGCTCAACGAACGCGCCGCCGTCCGACCCGAGCTCCGGCCGCTGCGGGACCGGCTGACGGAGGGCGGCTGCCGGCCGCTGACGGTTCTCCTCGAGGAGGCGGTCCGCGACGGGCGCCTGCCGGACGACCTCGACGTCGACGCCGCCGTGGCCGCGCTCGAGGGGCCCGTGTTCTACCGCTCCCTCGTGCGGGGCGAGGCCGTGCCCCCGGCCGTGGTGGACCAGGTCGTCGACGACGCCCTCGGCCGCTGGACGTGA
- a CDS encoding DUF2461 family protein has protein sequence MTTVQQDPTLAWFERLEAEGNTKAFWQTGREAYARDVREPFAAFLAAVDGQPGVPAHGAWRVYRPHNDLRFDPQGDPLKTFVGAVAETARGAGLYVQVDRTGLLVAAGMPWFAPDQLGRWREAVASGAGEALVDAAERARAGRLRVHGGRRDPYVRVPRGYAADHPRAGLLRWRGVEASVRLGSAAWGADGASTEERAAVAAEPLRAAGALVAWCEEEVGTSTLPRPRR, from the coding sequence ATGACGACGGTGCAGCAGGACCCCACGCTCGCGTGGTTCGAGCGGCTCGAGGCCGAGGGGAACACGAAGGCGTTCTGGCAGACGGGTCGGGAGGCGTACGCGCGGGACGTGCGGGAGCCGTTCGCCGCCTTCCTCGCCGCGGTCGACGGGCAGCCGGGCGTCCCGGCCCACGGCGCCTGGCGGGTGTACCGACCGCACAACGACCTGCGCTTCGACCCGCAGGGTGACCCGCTCAAGACCTTCGTCGGGGCGGTGGCGGAGACGGCGCGCGGCGCGGGGCTCTACGTCCAGGTCGACCGCACGGGGCTGCTCGTCGCCGCAGGCATGCCGTGGTTCGCGCCCGACCAGCTCGGCCGCTGGCGCGAGGCGGTGGCCTCCGGTGCGGGGGAGGCCCTGGTCGACGCGGCAGAACGCGCCCGGGCGGGTCGCCTCCGGGTCCACGGCGGCCGACGGGATCCGTACGTGCGCGTGCCACGGGGCTATGCCGCCGACCACCCGCGCGCCGGCCTGCTGCGTTGGCGCGGGGTGGAGGCCTCCGTGCGCCTGGGGTCGGCTGCGTGGGGCGCCGACGGCGCGAGCACCGAGGAGCGGGCGGCGGTGGCGGCCGAGCCCCTGCGGGCGGCGGGCGCCCTCGTCGCCTGGTGCGAGGAGGAGGTGGGCACGTCGACGCTGCCGCGCCCACGTCGTTGA